A single region of the Ursus arctos isolate Adak ecotype North America unplaced genomic scaffold, UrsArc2.0 scaffold_10, whole genome shotgun sequence genome encodes:
- the STOML3 gene encoding stomatin-like protein 3 — MGPLPTAILLPQRNTTTAALLVGTKLQVTLMSNGSINGDAVSVWSCVRQEGGLLPPHFLGISSKRLGVCGWILFSLSLLLMIITFPISIWMCLKIIKEYERAVVFRLGRIQADKARGPGLILVLPCIDVFVKVDLRTVTCNIPPQEILTRDSVTTQVDGVVYYRIYSAVSAVANVNDVHQATFLLAQTTLRNVLGTQTLSQILAGREEIAHSIQTLLDDATELWGIRVARVEIKDVRIPVQLQRSMAAEAEATREARARVLAAEGEMNASKSLKSASMVLAESPIALQLRYLQTLTTVATEKNSTIVFPLPMNILEGIGGVSYNNHDKVQNRA; from the exons ATGGGGCCCTTGCCCACTGCCATCCTCTTGCCTCAACGGAACACCACGACTGCAGCCTTGTTAGTGGGGACAAAGCTGCAAGTGACCTTAATGTCCAATGGCTCCATAAACGGAGACGCAGTTTCCGTATGGAGCTGTGTCCGACAGGAAGGAG GCTTGCTTCCTCCTCATTTCTTAGGCATCAGCAGTAAACGGCTCGGTGTATGTGGCTGGAtcctgttttccctttctttgttgCTGATGATCATTACCTTCCCCATCTCCATATGGATGTGCTTGAAG ATCATTAAGGAGTATGAGCGTGCTGTTGTATTCCGACTGGGACGCATCCAAGCTGACAAAGCCAGAGGGCCAG gTTTGATTCTGGTCCTGCCTTGCATAGATGTGTTTGTCAAAGTTGATCTTCGAACTGTTACTTGCAACATTCCTCCACAAGAG ATCCTCACCAGGGACTCCGTGACTACTCAGGTGGACGGAGTCGTCTATTACAGAATCTACAGCGCTGTGTCAGCGGTGGCCAATGTCAACGATGTCCACCAAGCCACGTTTCTGCTGGCTCAGACCACTCTAAGAAACGTCTTAGGGACGCAGACCCTGTCCCAAATTTTGGCTGGCCGAGAAGAGATCGCCCACAGCATCCAG ACCTTACTTGATGATGCCACCGAGCTCTGGGGGATCCGGGTGGCCCGAGTGGAGATCAAAGATGTCCGGATCCCGGTGCAGCTACAGCGGTCCATGGCAGCGGAGGCCGAGGCCACCCGGGAAGCCAGGGCCAGG GTCCttgcagcagaaggagaaatgaatGCTTCCAAGTCTCTGAAGTCAGCCTCCATGGTGCTGGCCGAGTCCCCCATAGCCCTGCAGCTGCGTTACCTGCAAACGCTAACCACCGTGGCCACGGAGAAGAATTCCACCATCGTGTTTCCTCTGCCCATGAATATCCTGGAGGGCATTGGTGGTGTCAGCTACAATAACCACGACAAGGTTCAGAACAGAGCCTGA